TCGCGGGCTGACCACATGCCGTCAACAGCAGGGCCAACAGCAGGGTTATTGATGTAACCAATCGAAATTTCTTCAAAAATCACCTCCATTCGTTGTAAAAAGAAAAGCGCCCGGTGCTAGATTGTGAATAGAGCACTGGGCGCTTGCGAGACCATGCTCAACCAATCTAGAGCTATATATTATTATACTACAATTCGCTCCAAACGTAAAACCGGTCAGTTCTACACACGGAAAGTCTCTTGTCTTGACAAATTGCTCAGATTGGATAATATTGTCTGTGCTTCAAATCCATCAGGCTTGGGAGGAAAGCAAGTGATTGATGTCGTTGATGTGAAAAAGTCCTATGGCCTCATTGAGGCTTTGCGCGGGGTTTCTTTTCATATTGACGAAGGCGAGATTGTGGGCTTGCTCGGTCCCAATGGTGCTGGCAAGACCACGATGATGAAGATCCTGACCGGCTTCTTGCAACCAGATGAAGGCACCGTGCACATCGCTGGCCTGGATGTCCTGACGCAGCCGCATCAGGTTCAGGCATTGCTCGGCTACCTGCCCGAGAATGCCCCGCTCTATCCAGAGTTGTCCGTCCAGAGCTATTTGCGCATGATGGCCGACCTGCGCCAGATCCCGCCGAATGAACAGCAAACCCTCCTGTCAGAGGCGATCTACGCCACGGGGTTGCAGGAACACTTGACTCGCCCCATCGGCGAATTGAGCAAAGGCTTCCGACAGCGGGTGGGGCTGGCCCAGGCCATTCTGCACCGTCCCAGGCTGTTGATCCTAGACGAGCCCACGCTCGGCCTCGACCCCACGCAGGTCGTGGAGATCCGCCGCCTGATCCGTCGTTTGGCCGAGCAAAGCACGATCCTCTTCTCGACGCATATCCTCTCTGAAGTGGAGGCGCTCTGCGATCGGGTGATTATCTTGATGAACGGCCGCATCAGGGCCGACGCCCGGCTTTCGGAGCTGGCTGCCACCCCGGATGCAGTACTCGTGCTCTCTGACGCTGCCGCAGATGTGGAGCGCATCCTCCGCGAGTTGCCTGGCGTGAGAGGCGTGGAGGCCCTGCGTTCGATGGATGGTTTCCCAGCTTACCGCATCCTAGGCAAACGACGTGGTGCGAAAGACCTCTGCCCCGCCATCTACGACCTGGCTCGCCAGCACAACTGGCCATTGCGTGAACTGCGACGCGATGTCCGCACGCTGGAGACAGTCTTCAACGAACTGGCTACGACTGCTTGAGTGCGCTGGGTAGTCCAGCCTTCCCAACTCCCATCTGAACTAATGCAAGAGGTGTAGTGATGAAACAAGCATTGGTAATCACGCGAAAGGAACTGCAAGGTTATTTCACTTCGCCAATGGCGCTGATCTTCATTGGTACTTTCTTGGCGATCACTCTCTTCTCCTTCTTTTGGGTGGAAACCTTCTTCGCACGCGGAATCGCCGACGTCCGGCCGCTATTTCGCTGGATGCCGGTGCTGATGATCTTTCTGGTGTCGGCGCTGACCATGCGCCAGTGGAGCGAGGAACAGCGCTCAGGCACGTTGGAGATGTTGCTCACCCTGCCTGTTTCGCCAGTGCAGTTGGTGCTGGGCAAATTCCTGGCAGTGCTGACGCTCGTGGTGGTTTCGCTGCTGCTGACCCTTTTCCTGCCCTTTACCGTCTCCTTACTGGGCAATCTGGATTGGGGCCCAGTGATCGGTGGCTATCTGGCGGCCCTCTTGCTGGCCGCGGCTTATGCCGCGATTGGGCTTTTTATCTCTTCGCGCACCGATAACCAGATTGTTGCGCTCATCTCCACTGTAGTGCTCTGCGGCTTGCTCTACCTGCTAGGGTCCGGGGGAATCACCAGTTTTTTTGGACGCACCTTAGGCGAGATACTTCGCGCCATGGCACCGGGCAGCCGCTTTGAAAGCATCGAACGCGGTGTGGTGGATTTGCGTGACATGCTCTATTACCTCTCCCTCAGTGGTGTTTTCCTCACGCTCAATGTGCTCTCTCTGATCAGCAAGCGCTGGAGCCAGGGCGAAGGCGCGCGTCCGCAGCGCCGTGCCGCAACACTGACCTCGCTGTTGCTGGTGCTGAACCTAGTAATGGTCAACGTCTGGGTCTATCCCTTGCATGGCTTGCGCTTAGATCTCACTGAACAGCGGGAGTACACCCTGTCCCAAACTACGCGCGAGTTGCTCAGCAACTTGCAAGAGCCTCTGCTTATCCGTGGCTATTTCAGCGAGAAGACGCATCCTTTGCTTGCTCCGCTGGTGCCTACTATCCGCGATATGTTGCAGGAATACCGCGTGGCTTCAGGTGGCAAGGTACAGGTGGAGATCATAGACCCGGCCAAAGATCCGGAGAAGGAAGCAGAGGCTAACCAGATTTACGGTATCCGTCCCACACCGTTCCAGATCGCTGGTCGCTATGAGTCCGCCATTATCAATTCGTATTTTGACATCCTGATCCGCTATGGCGATCAGAGCGAAGCACTGGGCTTTCAGGACCTCATCGAGATCGTAGCCCGCCGCGATGCCATGCCAGATGTGCGTCTGCGCAACCTGGAGTATGACCTGACCCGCTCCATCAAAAAAGTGGTCTATGGCTTCCAGAGCATAGATGCGGTGCTGTCCGCACTCGATGAGCCAGCCAAATTGACCGCCTATATCACGCCCAATACTTTGCCGGATGTCCTCGCCGATGCTCCCAAGACCATCGAGAAAGTGGCCAATGACATACAGAAGCAAGCACCGGGCAAATTCACCTACAGCATGGTGGACCCCGATGCGCCGGGCAGCCCGGTCTCCAGGCAGACGCTGTACGAACGCTACCGCCTGCAACCCATTGCTTTCTCGCTCTTCTCTCCCGAAACCTACTACCTGTACATGCTCCTGGAGATCGGGGATCAAGCGCAGGTAATCTATCCTACCAGCGATTGGAGCGAAGCCTCCGTGCGCACGGCCATCGAATCGGCGCTGAAGCGCGCCTCGCCTGGCTTTCTCAAGGTAGTAGGACTGTGGACACCACCACAAGAAGCAACGCAGAACGCATGGGGACAGACGCAGCAGCCGCTTTCCACTTGGCAGGAACTCTACAGTTATCTGGCTCAAGAACAGGAGGTACGGACTGTCTATCTGGAAGGCGGCAGTGTGCCAGCGGACATAGATGTCCTCGTTGTGGTTGCGCCTCAGGATCTGAGCGACAAGGAGCGCTATGCCATTGACCAGTACCTGATGCGTGGTGGGGCAGTCATAGCAGTGGCGGGCAATTACAAACTGATCGCTGACCCCTATACCGGCGGTTTGGGCATTGAGGCGATCAAGGATGGCATGCAAGAGTTGCTTGCTAGTTACGGCATCACGGTGGAGCATTCTATCGTGATGGACATGCAGAACGAGCCATTCCCAGTGCCAGTCGTGCGCAACGTGGGCGGCATTAGCATCCGGGAAATTCAGGCCTTGAATTACCCGTTCTTCGTGGATGTGCGGACTGATGGTATGGCGCAGGGGCATCCGATCGTTGCCAACCTGTCTGCTGTGACGCTCAATTGGACCTCGCCCGTCACCATAGATGAGGCCAAGAACGCCAAGAGGCAGGTTACAGTTCTGTTGCGCTCCAGCAAAAACTCTTGGACGCAGACCAGCACCTTCATCCAGCCGAATTTCGAACAATATCCACAACTGGGCTTTGCTGTGGGCGAGGCGAAGCAGAGCTATCCACTGGCGGTGGCAGTGCAAGGCAGTTTCGAAAGCTACTTCAAGGGCAAGCCCTCTCCTTTGCTTGAGACTGGTGAAGGAGAGGCAGCAGCCCAGACGGCAGGCGGCACCATCGAAGTGTCACCCGAAACCGCGCGCCTGGTGGTCATTGGCAGCGCCGCTTTCCTCGATGACATCGTCTTCCAACTCTCTTCGTATCTATCGCAGGATCGCTATTTGAACAGCCTGAAACTGATGCAGAACGCCGTCGCCTGGTGTACCGAGGACCTAGATTTGTTGAACATCCGCGCGCGTGGCACTACCGCTCGTGTGCTCAACCCGCTGAGCGAACGCGCGCAATCCATGTGGGAGGGTTTGAACTATGCTGTGGCTCTGGTGGCACTTCTGGGCGTTGCGGTCGTATGGAATGTGCGCCGCAAGAGCGAGCAGCCAATGGAGTTGTTGCCCGCAAAAGCACTCGCCAAGGCCAAGGAGGTGAAACCATGAACCGTACGCATCAAATCCTGGCCGCAGTCCTGGCCATCCAGATCATCCTGACCATCGTCCTGTATTGGCCGAAGACGGCAACGACCGGGAGCAGCGGCCCGCTCATCCCCGACTTGCAAACCGCGGACATTGTCGCCATGACCATCACCGAGATGGGCGGCGAGACACTGCAACTGCGCCAGGTGACTGGCAACTGGGTCTTGCCCAATGCGGACGATTATCCGGCCAAAGCAGAGCGCATCACACAGGAATTGGACAAGATTGTGGGACTGAACACCCGTCGGTTGGTGGCGCGCACCGAGGCCAGCCACAAACGCTTGCGCGTCGCAGCCGATGATTTCCTGGTTCGGCTCGACCTCGAGACCGCTAGCGGAGCCAAGCACACCCTTTTCCTGGGTTCTTCTCCCAGTTACGGCAATACGCACGTGCGCCTAGATGGCCGGAGCGAGACGTACCTCGCCAGCAACCTGACGCCTTGGGAATTCAGCACTGCTCCCGCCACTTGGGTGGACACCTCGTACTTCACCGTGTCGAAGGATGAGGTCACGAAGATCACGATCGTGAACCCCAAGGGCACCTATACGCTGCAGAAGGATGCCGCAGGTACCTGGACCTTGGCTGACCTGGCCCCCGGCGAAGAGCCCACCAAGGAGACGGTCAACCTGATCGTAACCAGGGCTACCTCCGTGACGATGGTCAGGCCGTTGGGAAGGCAAGAGCGCCCTGAATATGGCATGGACAATCCCATCGCCGTAGTCACGTTGCAGAAAGGCGAGGAGACCATCATTTTGCGCATCGGTGCGCAGGACACCAGTGACAACACCTACGTAATGAAGGCGTCCACGTTGCCATACTACGTCAGGGTGGGTGACTACATGGTCAAACCGCTGGTTGAGTATGGACGCGAGGATTTGTTCCCACCCAAGGGAACACCCACACCGGGCTCATAAATTGGTCGGGTAGCCATTGAGAGGAGAATTGAGATTGAAGCGCCGCATGTTTCAGTTCGGGCTGACCATCTTGCTGATGGTCAGCCTGATTGCGGCTTGTCAGCAGACGGCGGATTTCGATGATCGCCTGAACGAGATTGTCGCTCCCTATCGCTTCCACATCCTGCGTTGGGAATGGCAACACCTGCTGGAGTGGCCTACTTCAGCAAAAGG
Above is a genomic segment from Chloroflexota bacterium containing:
- a CDS encoding ATP-binding cassette domain-containing protein encodes the protein MIDVVDVKKSYGLIEALRGVSFHIDEGEIVGLLGPNGAGKTTMMKILTGFLQPDEGTVHIAGLDVLTQPHQVQALLGYLPENAPLYPELSVQSYLRMMADLRQIPPNEQQTLLSEAIYATGLQEHLTRPIGELSKGFRQRVGLAQAILHRPRLLILDEPTLGLDPTQVVEIRRLIRRLAEQSTILFSTHILSEVEALCDRVIILMNGRIRADARLSELAATPDAVLVLSDAAADVERILRELPGVRGVEALRSMDGFPAYRILGKRRGAKDLCPAIYDLARQHNWPLRELRRDVRTLETVFNELATTA
- a CDS encoding Gldg family protein, with the protein product MKQALVITRKELQGYFTSPMALIFIGTFLAITLFSFFWVETFFARGIADVRPLFRWMPVLMIFLVSALTMRQWSEEQRSGTLEMLLTLPVSPVQLVLGKFLAVLTLVVVSLLLTLFLPFTVSLLGNLDWGPVIGGYLAALLLAAAYAAIGLFISSRTDNQIVALISTVVLCGLLYLLGSGGITSFFGRTLGEILRAMAPGSRFESIERGVVDLRDMLYYLSLSGVFLTLNVLSLISKRWSQGEGARPQRRAATLTSLLLVLNLVMVNVWVYPLHGLRLDLTEQREYTLSQTTRELLSNLQEPLLIRGYFSEKTHPLLAPLVPTIRDMLQEYRVASGGKVQVEIIDPAKDPEKEAEANQIYGIRPTPFQIAGRYESAIINSYFDILIRYGDQSEALGFQDLIEIVARRDAMPDVRLRNLEYDLTRSIKKVVYGFQSIDAVLSALDEPAKLTAYITPNTLPDVLADAPKTIEKVANDIQKQAPGKFTYSMVDPDAPGSPVSRQTLYERYRLQPIAFSLFSPETYYLYMLLEIGDQAQVIYPTSDWSEASVRTAIESALKRASPGFLKVVGLWTPPQEATQNAWGQTQQPLSTWQELYSYLAQEQEVRTVYLEGGSVPADIDVLVVVAPQDLSDKERYAIDQYLMRGGAVIAVAGNYKLIADPYTGGLGIEAIKDGMQELLASYGITVEHSIVMDMQNEPFPVPVVRNVGGISIREIQALNYPFFVDVRTDGMAQGHPIVANLSAVTLNWTSPVTIDEAKNAKRQVTVLLRSSKNSWTQTSTFIQPNFEQYPQLGFAVGEAKQSYPLAVAVQGSFESYFKGKPSPLLETGEGEAAAQTAGGTIEVSPETARLVVIGSAAFLDDIVFQLSSYLSQDRYLNSLKLMQNAVAWCTEDLDLLNIRARGTTARVLNPLSERAQSMWEGLNYAVALVALLGVAVVWNVRRKSEQPMELLPAKALAKAKEVKP
- a CDS encoding DUF4340 domain-containing protein — its product is MNRTHQILAAVLAIQIILTIVLYWPKTATTGSSGPLIPDLQTADIVAMTITEMGGETLQLRQVTGNWVLPNADDYPAKAERITQELDKIVGLNTRRLVARTEASHKRLRVAADDFLVRLDLETASGAKHTLFLGSSPSYGNTHVRLDGRSETYLASNLTPWEFSTAPATWVDTSYFTVSKDEVTKITIVNPKGTYTLQKDAAGTWTLADLAPGEEPTKETVNLIVTRATSVTMVRPLGRQERPEYGMDNPIAVVTLQKGEETIILRIGAQDTSDNTYVMKASTLPYYVRVGDYMVKPLVEYGREDLFPPKGTPTPGS